The sequence GCAGCGAAAGCAGCACCGGCCAAGAAGCCGGCAGCGGCCAAGGCTGTGGCGAAGCCCGCAGTGAAGAAGGCAGCGCCCGCCAAGGCAGCGGCAAAGCCCGCCGCTAAGGCAGCACCGGCGAAGAAGCCTGCAGCCAAGGCGGCGGCAAAACCCGCGGCCAAGAAAGCAGCGCCTGCCAAGGCTGCGGCAAAGCCCGCCGCTAAGGCAGCGGCAAAGCCGGCTGTCAAAGCAGCAGCGGCCGCGACAAAGCCTGCGGTGAAGAAAGCCGCCGCGCCGAAGGCCAAGGCAGCGCCTGCGAAGGCGAAGGCTCCGGCCAAGAAGTAGACCGGTCGTTGGGGCGTCGCGTGTCCTTCGGGGCTCGGCAAGGACGCTCTGACGCACTGGATCGAAAACAAGTCGGCGGCGGGTTCAGCCCTGAGGGCTGAACATCGGGATGGGACCGAGGGGCAAGCAAAGCGAGGCGGCGGTTGGCTGCCTCGCTTGCCCTTTGGATTGTTTCCTTGCTGCGGTCGGCGAAGGCCCCGGCGCGATGCCTGGGGTTGGTGCGATACGGATGCAGGTTTGAAATCCCGTCAGCCTGCGGTCCGCGCGCGCTCGTATTTCCAGCGTACCAGTTTGTCCGTGATATCTGGAGCGGAAACCGCAACCGGTTACCTGGCTGCTGTTTTTCTGCGTTCTGGCGGTTGATCGCAAGCGCCCGTCCAGTCAACACTGGACGCCTGCAAACAGGAAACCGATCATGCCGAAGCTGCTCTACGCATCCACCTCTCCTTACAGCTCGAAGGTAAGGATGGCCGCGGCCTATGCCGGGATCGCGATCGATCTGGTGCCGGTCAAGACAGAGGACAAACCGGCCGAGCTGATCGGCGCCAATCCGCTCGGCAAGATCCCGGTGCTGATGCTCGACGATGGCCGCTCGATTCACGACAGCCGCGCCATCACCCAGCACCTCAACCGGATTTCGAAGAACGCCTTGTTCCCGCGCAATCCCGACAAGCGGCTGGAAGCGGAAGTGCTGGAGGCGCTGGCCGACGGTATCTGCGATTGTGCGCTGTCGATGGTCTATGAGCGCCGCACCCGGCCTGAGGAGATGGTCTATCAGCCCTGGCTCGACCGACAGTGGGCGAAGATCACAGCCGCGCTCGATCTGCTCAATGCCAACCCACCAAAACTGCCGAAGAAGATCACCGCCGGTCAGATGGCGTTGCGTGCCTGCCTCGGCTATCTCTCCCTGCGTTTCGCCGGCAAATGGGAAAAGGGCCGTGGCCGGTTGACCCGCTGGGCGGCGCGTTTCGACGAGAAGTTTCCGGAGCTGAAGCCGGCGGTTCCTGCGTGAAGTAACGCGTTGGTCTTCAAGGTTGGCGATTGGCGAAGGCCAGCGTGACAGCTCGCGCCTCACTCTCCACCTTGAACCGCCGCCTGCTTCCGTGCTTGCTTGTAACCACGCAATTGCGGAGTGGCGAGCATGGCAAAGTCAGTCATCAAAACCAGCGCGGCCTCCGATCCCATGGTCGAGCGCCTGCGCGCCGCCCTCGGTCAGCACGCCTTCACCGAACAGAAGATGTTCGGCGGCACCTGCTTCATGCTCAACGGCAACATGCTTATCGGAACCTCGAAGCGCGGGCTGTTGGTTCGCGTCGGCAAGGCCGCGCATGCGGAGGCGGCAACGCGTCCCCATGCGCGACCGATGGAGATGGGTGGGCGTTCGATGGAGGGCTACGTCCATGTTGCGCCGGAAGGCACGGCGACTGAAACCGATCTCGCCGGCTGGCTCGATCGCGCGCTGACCTTCGTCGAGACGCTGCCGCCGAAATCGAAGCCAGCCAAGGTCGCAAAGCGGCATACGTAAGCCGGTCGCGCGGCCTAGTCTGCGTCGGTTGGTGTCGGCAGGTGGGCTCACCGGCAAAGCTGGCGGGAGGAGGCAAATGGCGTTTCTGGCGGGGCGTTGTATGTGCGGGGCGGTTGGCTGGACCTACTCCGGAGACACCACGCGCAATCTGGTCTGTCACTGCGTTGACTGCCAGCGCGCGCCACGTCCTCCCCCTTGACGGCCTTCCTGGGGATGAGGCGGGAGCACCTGAACTGGACCGGTGATATCGTGCACTATGAGAGCAGCCCCGGGACGTTCCGGGGATTTTGCCCGACCTGCGGCACAAGGCTCTATTTCCGCTCTGGGAGATGGCCTTCGGAGGTTCATGTCCACGCCGCGACGATGACCGATCCGGGCGAATACCAACCAGACGCGCAAGTCTTCATTGGCTCGCGGATGAAATGGCTCGACCGGCTGCGGTCGCTTCCCGCCCATCGGGGTTTTCAGCAAGCTCCGGAGGGTTCTGCCGAGACGCCCTGAGGGCGGAACCTGCACGGTCCAGTTTGTTGCCGTCTCGCACAAAGTTCTCGAAACCGGCACAGGCAATAAAAAAGCCGGGCGCGAGGCCCGGCTTTTTCGTGTCGTGGCTTGAACGACTTAGAACTTCATACCGACGCCGAAGGTGACGCGGTTGTCGGTGGCCTTGACCTTGCCGATACCGTCGAAGCTCTTGCTACCGAAGTCGGTGTAGCGGTACTCGACACGGCCGAACACATTGTCGGTCAGCTTGATGTCGGTGCCGACGCCGGCGGTCCAGCCGAGCATGGTGGCGCGGTCGCTGGCGTTGAGATCGCTATCTTCCACCTTCAGGCTTTTGCCGGCGAGACCGCCGGTGCCATAGAGCAGGATTTCCGGGGTCACGGCGTAGCCGAGACGGGCACGCAGCGAGCCTTCGAAGCCGCCCTTGGAGTGGATGCCGTTGTCGTCACCCTTGACGCCGTTGTAGCCGAGTTCGGCTTCACCGCCGTACACGAAGTTCTCCTGCTGCCACTGATAGCCGCCGAAGACGCTGCCGACGAAACCCTTGGTGTCGGTTTCGAAGCCCTGATCCTTCTCCTTGGTACGGCCGCTGAAGCCATAGCCAAGATTGATACCGGCATAGGGGCCGGCCCAGGATGCGACGGGCAGTTCGGCAACCGGTGCGGGTGCCGGCGGCTCTTCCTGGACGACGTCTGCGGCATAGGCAGTACCACCGAGGGCGAAGAGCCCGAGCGCAACGGCCAACGGCCGTGCGAATTTGAGATTGGCTTGCATTGTTCTTTACTCCTTAAGCCACAGGACACAGGCTTGTTTCTCACGATCGCCATCAACCCGTCCGGGGGGTGAAACGGATCTGGCGTTCGTCGGTTCCAAATGTCGTGTCAAAATGCGGCTGAAGCGAACCTGAACTTGGGTCATTACCCGGCGCGAATGAGGCGGAACCTTGACGTTGCATCTTCGCAACAGCGAAATGTCAGCAGCCATTTCATGCTGCGCTGCACACCGCTTGGTGCAAGGAGTCCTGCGTCCTATATTGCGGTCCGGCGGGTCCGACTCCAAGACGAGTCGGCATGCCGAACCGGGCGTTTCGCCACAATGCTGCCCCAGGTGCGAATGCCGTTTAACGCATGCAGGGCCATATTTCGTCGGCGTCGTGTTTTCGGGCCGAAATTGAGGATTGACAGCAGATGAGCAAAGCCACTGCCGCGGCGCTGGTGACGGGCGGGGCGAAACGGATCGGCAAGGCAATCGTCGAAGACCTTGCCAGCCATGGTTTTGCTGTCGCCATCCACGCCAATCGCTCGAGCGATGAGGCGGATGCCTTGGCGGCAGGAATCAACCTGTCCGGCGGTCGCGCCGCCGTGGTAAGCGCCGACCTGACAGACATGGACGCCGTCAGCGACCTCGTCGGCCAGGCTGAAGCCGCGCTGGGCCCAATCTCGCTGCTGGTCAACAACGCGTCGCTCTTCGTCGATGATTCCGTTGAGGATTTCGACTGGCAGGCCTGGGACCGCCACTTTGCCATTCATGTGAAAACCCCGGCGCTGTTGGCGCAGAATTTCGCCCGCTCTTTGCCGGAGGGGCAGGAGGGGCTGATCGTCAACATCATCGATCAGCGGGTCTGGCGCCCGACTCCGCGCTATTTCTCCTATGCGCTGTCCAAGTCGGCTTTGTGGACCCAGACGCAGATGCTGGCGCAATCGCTCGGCCCGCGCATTCGTGTCAACGCGATCGGTCCCGGCCCGACGCTGAAAAATGTGCGCCAGGACGATTCCGACTTTGACGCACAGCTCGCCGGCCTGATCCTGAAGCGCGGCCCGCAATTGTCGGAATTCGGCGCCACCATCCGCTATCTCTGGGATGCGCGCTCGGTCACCGGTCAGATGATCGCGCTCGATGGCGGCCAGCATCTTGCATGGCAGACGCCCGATGTGACAGGCATGACGGAATGAGTCCTCTGGATCCCAAGAACAAGGCGCGCGGCGGCGCCGACGATCTGCCTCCCGATATCGACCTCGAGGACGAGGCGCTGGAGGATATCGTCGAGCCGGCCGGCCCGGATGTCGCATTCACGGCCATCGACTGGACGCCGCATGCCGGCGACGCCGAAGGCATGGTCGGTGCCGAGGTGATCCAGACGCTGGTCAAGCGGCTGCCCAACGCGCCCGGCGTCTACCGCATGATGAACGCCGCCGGCGACGTGCTCTATGTCGGCAAGGCGCGCAGCCTGAAGAAGCGCGTCACCAACTACGCGCAAGGCCGGTTCCACACCAACCGCATCGGCCGCATGGTGCGCGAGACGTCGACGATGGAGTTCGTCGTCACCCGCACCGAGATCGAAGCGCTGTTGCTCGAAGCCAATCTTATCAAGCGCTTGCGGCCGCGATTTAATGTTCTGATGCGGGACGACAAGTCGTTCCCCTTATATTCTCCTGACCGGCGACCACGCGTCGCCCGGCATCTACAAGCATCGCGGCGCGCGGTCGCGCAAGGGCGACTATTTCGGCCCCTTTGCCTCGGCCGGCGCCGTCGGCCGCACCATCAATTCGCTGCAGCGCGCCTTCCTGCTGCGCAGCTGCACCAACTCGTTTTACGAGAACCGCACGCGGCCGTGCTTGCTCTACCAGATCAAGCGCTGCGCCGGCCCCTGCACCGGCGAAATCTCGCATGAGGGCTATGCCGAACTGGTCGCCGAGGCGAAGGATTTTTTGTCCGGCCGCAGCCAGAAGGTGAAGACCGAGATTTCGGCCGCCATGCAGCAGGCGTCTGAAGACCTCGATTTCGAACGCGCCGCCATCTATCGCGACCGGCTGGCGGCCCTGTCGCATGTGCAGAGCCATCAGGGCATCAATCCGGCGACCGTCGACGAGGCCGACGTCTTCGCCATCCATCAGGAAGGCGGCCAGGTCTGCATCCAGGTGTTCTTCTTCCGCACCGGCCAGAACTGGGGTAACCGCGCCTATTTCCCGAAAGCCGATCCTGCCTTGGAGGCCGCCGAGGTGCTGGGCTCGTTCCTGGCGCAGTTCTATGACGACAAGCCGACGCCGCGTGCCATTCTCTTGTCGCACACCGTCGAAGACCAGGAATTGCTGGCCGAGGCGCTCTCCACCCGCGCTGGCCGCAAGGTGGCGATCTCGGTGCCGCAGCGCGGCGAGAAGAAGGACCTGACCGACAACGCCCTGCAGAACGCCCGTGAGGCGTTGGGCCGCAGGCTGGCCGAAACCTCGACGCAAGGGCGCCTGCTTGCCGGTTTCGCCGAGACCTTCGGCCTGGCCAAGCCGCCGGTGCGCATAGAGGTCTACGACAACTCGCACATCATGGGCACCAACGCGGTCGGCGCCATGGTCGTGGCGGGACCGGAAGGTTTTGTAAAAAACCAGTACCGGAAATTCAACATCCGCTCGACCGAGATCACGCCGGGCGACGATTTCGGCATGATGCGCGAGGTGATGGAGCGGCGTTTTTCGCGATTGCTCAAGGAGCATGGCGATGTTGCCGTGGCCGACGATGCGGCAGCGGGCGAGGCGCCCGATGATATCGAAGACGATATCTCCGGCAGCTTCCCGGCCTGGCCCGACGTCATCCTGATCGATGGCGGCCAGGGTCAGATGACGGCGGTGCGCAAGATTCTCGCCGATCTCGGCATCGAGGATCGCGTCGTGGCGATCGGCATCGCCAAGGGGCAGGACCGCGATGCCGGCCGCGAGCGCTTTTTTCGTCAGGGGCAGGGACTCGTTTTCGCTGCCGGTGCGCGACCCCGTGCTCTATTTCGTCCAGCGCCTGCGCGATGAGGTCCATCGCTTCGCCATCGGCTCGCACCGGGCGCGGCGCAAGAAGGAGATGGTCAAGAGCCCGCTCGACGAGATTGCCGGCATCGGCCCGGGCCGCAAGCGCGCACTGCTGCTGGCATTCGGCACCGCCAAGGCGGTCAGCCGTGCCGCTATCGAGGATCTGAGGAAAGTCGACGGCATTTCAGAACAGGTCGCCAAGCTGGTCTATAATCATTTCCACGAAAGTTAGAAAATTCGGCAGTTTCAGCTGGCCTGTCGAATCTGGCCTGTTGACCCCCTACATTGCCTTCTGATTTGAGTACGCAGGCAGAAAGAGTCCACCAGATATGGCCCAGCGCGCGTTCAACCTGCCCAACATGCTGACCTACGCCCGCATCATCGCGGTGCCGCTGGTCGTGCTGTGCTTTTTTCTCGAAGGCCATCTGAAATCGAGCGACTTCGCCCGCTGGTCGGCGCTGGTCATTTTCCTGCTGGCGTCCATCACCGATTATTTCGACGGCTATTTTGCCCGCGCCTGGCAGCAGACCTCCAACATCGGCAAGATGCTCGATCCGATCGCTGACAAGCTGCTGGTCGCCACGTGCCTTTTGCTGCTTGCGGCCGATACCGACCGCCACGCCGGCATTGCCGGCTGGTCGCTGTGGGCGGCGATCATCATCCTGTGCCGCGAAATCCTGGTTTCGGGCCTGCGCGAATATCTGGCGGCGCTCAAGGTCTCGGTGCCGGTGACGCAGCTTGCCAAGTGGAAGACCACCATCCAGATGGTCGCCATAGCCTTCCTGCTGGCGGGGCCGGCCGGTGACAAGATCTTTCCCTTGACCACGCAGACCGGCCTGGTGCTGCTGTGGATCGCGGCACTCGTCACGCTTTACACCGGCTACGACTATTTCCGCGCCGGCCTCAAGCACATTATGGACGAGTGAGATGACGACCCGCCTCATCTATTTTGCCTGGGTGCGCGAACGGATCGGCACGTCGGAGGAAGACGTCGAATTGCCCAAAGGCATCGAGACGGTCGCCGACCTCTTGCGCTGGCTGCAATCGCGCGGCGAAGGCTACGAAAACGCACTGCAATATCCCGACGTGATCCGCGTTGCCATCAACCAGGAACATGTCGACCACCGCGAGAAGATAGCGGGCGCGCGCGAGATCGCCCTGTTCCCGCCGATGACCGGGGGCTGATACCGATGTCGGCCGTCCTGGTGCCGAGCGTGCGCATCCAGCGCCAGGATTTCGACGTCGCCGCCGAGATCGCCGGGCTGACGCAAGGCCGCGCCGACATCGGCGCCGTGGTCACTTTCTCCGGTCTTTGCCGGGACGAGCAGGGCGCGCTCTCGGCACTGGAGCTTGAGCACTATCCCGGCATGGCGGAGGCCGAGATCGGCCGCATCGCCACCGAGGCGGTGCAGCGCTGGCCGCTGCAGGGCCTCACCGTCATCCACCGCCATGGCAAGATCGCGCCGGGGGAGAACATCGTGCTGGTGGTGGCCGCCTCGGCGCATCGCCAGGCGGCGTTCGAGGCGGCGAACTTCCTCATGGATTATCTGAAGTCACGCGCACCCTTCTGGAAGAAGGAGCACCGCACCGATGGTTCCGAGGGCGGCTGGGTCGAGGCCAAGGAGGCCGACACCCAAGCGGCGAAGCGCTGGAAATCGCCCTCCGAATAAATCCCTGTCGCAGCCATGCATTGACCGCAATCCTTTGGCCAATTGGGTAAGGTTGATCAGCCCGGGGATAGGCAAACCGGGGCAAGGGAGGTGGTCATGCTGGGCAGGCTCGCGGAGTTCTTCGTCTTCGGTTTCGTGCCTCTGGTCGTCGGCATCCTGGCGGCGCCGGAACTGTCCGTGGCCGCCGAAAAGGCGGTGAGGGGCGAGGTGATCTATCGCGAGCGCATCGCCCTGCCTCCCAGCGCCGTGCTTTCCGTCCAGCTTGCCGATGTCTCGCTGGCCGATGCGCCGGCCAAGATCATCGGCGAGCAGACTGTGAAGCCGGCTGGCCAGGTGCCGATCAGCTTCGAGATCAAGTTCGATCCGTCTGTGATCCAGCCGCAAATCACCTATGCACTGCAGGCCCGCATCATCGTCGACGGCAAGTTGATGTTCATCTCCGATGTGCGCCATCAGGTCGATCCGCTGACCGATGCGCCGCAGACCATCATGCTCAAGATGGTTGCGCCGGGCACCGAGCCGACGGCTTCCGTCTTTGGTCAGCTCTGGGTCGTCGACTATGTCGACGGCATTGGCGCCATCGCCGCGCCGCAGGCGACGTTCCGGATCAGCGAGGCGGGCAAGGCCGGCGGCAGCGGCCCCTGCAACACCTATTTCGCCACCGCCAAGGTCGATGGGCAGGCGATCGCCATCAGCGAGATCGGCTCGACCTACAAGGCCTGCGCACCCGAGGTGATGGCCGAGGAAAAGGCGTTGTTCGATGCCTTGGCCAAGGCGGCGTCCTACAAGGTCGATGCCGGCAAGCTTGCCATATCAGACAAGGACGGCCGCGAGATCCTGCGCTTCAGCGCCGCGAGCTGATTGCCAAATGAAAAAGGCCGGCGAAGCGCCGGCCTTTCCAAATCAGACTTGATGATATCGGTTCAGCCGACGATCTCGGTGTCCGAGAACCAGTACTTGATCTCCTGCGCGGCGGTTTCCGGCGCGTCGGAGCCGTGCACCGAATTCTCGCCGATCGACAGCGCATGCACCTTGCGGATGGTGCCTTCGGCGGCGTTGGCCGGATTGGTGGCGCCCATCACTTCGCGGTTCTTGGCAATGGCGTTCTCGCCTTCCAGCACCTGGACGATCGTCGGAGCCGACGACATGAATTCAACCAGTTCGCCGAAGAACGGACGGTCCTTGTGGACGGCGTAGAAGCCTTCCGCCTCGCGGCGGCTCATCCACACGCGGCGCGATGCGATGACGCGCAGGCCGGCGTCTTCCAGCATCTTGGTGATGGCGCCGGTGAGGTTGCGCCGGGTTGCGTCCGGCTTGATCATGGAAAAGGTGCGTTCGAGCGCCATGGGTCGTCCTTGTCTGAGAATGGAATTGAGAGTGGCGGGCTCTATACAAGCCGCCCGGAGCCAGAGCAAGGGGTGAGGAGCGGTCGGCAAAGCGGACGGAAAGCCAATTGCTTGGCTTTCCGAGTGACGAACGCCCGAAGCGGCAGCGAAGGGCCGGAACAGTGCGTGTTTCTATGCAAGGCTGGTGTCGACAAGGCGAGCCAGGAGGCAAGATCAGATGGCTGCACAGCAACGCTTTGCTTGCTATAGTCGTGTTTCGGCGCCGCGCTGAAGTCGGCCCGAATGGAGACAACATGACCATGACAGACGATCGTCAGGAGCGCATTCGCAACCGCGCACATCAGATCTGGCAGGAAGAAGGGCAACCGGCCGGCCACCACGAACGCCATTGGCACCAGGCGGCAGCCGACATCGATCGTGAGGATGCGGGGAAGAAGCCGGCCAAGAAAGCATCTGGCGCCGGCAAGGCAAAAGCCGCCCCCAAGGAAGAAAAGGCTGCCACGAAAGCCAGCAAGCCGAAGACCAGCAAACCAAAGAAGGCGGCCAAGTAAGGCCCGCTGTTCCGCAGCTGATTTTCGCCACGGATTGACGGCGCTCAAGCTGCCTTGCGGGCAGGGCAGGCGTTTTGCGGCCGTCAGGCCGCTGCGGCAACCTTTCGCCCCAGCCCGCCATGCAGGTCGAGGCAGCGGCCGAACCATTGCGCCACGACGTCGCTGTTTTCGAGCAGCTGATAGGGCGTGGCGATGCGCGCCCATTGCAGCGCGCCAAAGACGATATAGTCCGCAAACAGCGGCGCGGCGCCGCCGATGAAGGGCTGGTAGCTCAGCATCGAGCGCAGTGGCTCAAGCGACGCCTGAAACGCCGCCAACCCGGCGTCGCGCGCCGCGACGACGTCTTCCAGCCGCCTGCCCAGGCGCTGCTCACGGCTCTGGCGGAAATAGGCAGCGTTCTCCTCGTCCTGCATGGTGTGGAGGTCGATGAGCGCCGCGGTGGTGACATAGGGATGGATGGTCAATTGCGACCAGCGTTCGATGAAGCGCGCCATCGCTTTGCCGCCTTCGCCGCCAAACAGCGTCGGCCGGTCCGGATAGGCCTCGTCGAGATAGAGCGCGATGGCGAAGGAATCGATGACGACCTTGTCGCCGTCGCGGATCACTGGAACGGTTTTCGAAGCGCCGCCCTCGATGCCGGGGACCTCGAGAAAACGCGTCGGCGCGGTTGAGATATCGAGCCCCTTGTGAGCCAGCGCCATCGTTGCCTTCCAGCAATGCGGGCTGAACGGACGGCTCTCATCGCGCCCGACGAGATCATAAAGCAGAATGGTCATTGGCGCGGGTCCCTTTGCGGTCTAGGTATCGCTCGCGACATCCCGAAACGGGGCGGCGGGAGAAACGATGAAACAGCACTTCATGATGTTTGCGGCGTACAATCAATGGGCCAATGGCCGCATCTACGATGCCGCCGCCGATCTCGACGATGAGGAATTCAATCGCGATGTCGGCGCCTTTTTCGGCTCGCTGATGGGCACGCTCAACCACCTGCTCGCCGCCGATCGCATCTGGATGAAGCGCTTCACCGGCGAAGGCGATGCGCCGACGGCGCTGGATGTCGTCCTGCACCGGGTCTTGCCCAATTTGAGGATGGCGCGCGAGGCGGAGGACCGGCGGATCATCGACTGGCTCGGCGGCTTGAGCGACAAGGCGCTATCGGGACGCTTCACCTACATGACGGTGTCGGACATGCGCACTGTCTCGCAGCGTCTGGCGCCCGCGCTGGCGCATGTCTTCAACCACCAGACCCACCATCGCGGCCAGGCGCATATGATCCTTACGGTTCTGGGCCGTCCTTCCGTGCCGCTCGATCTGGCGCACTTCCAGCGCACCGAAGAGGGCAGGGCTTTCGCCTGATCCAGGCAAGCGGCCTGCGTCGACTATCGCCGCATCTTCTGCAGAAGCATGGCCTTCACATCAGGCCATTCGGAATCGATGATGCTGAACCGCACGGAATTGCGTTTCCGGCCGTCCGGCATGATCCGCTCATTGCGAACGATCCCCTCCTGCTTTGCCCCTATCCGTAGAATGGCCGCTCTCGATGCGTCATTGAGTTCATCTGTGGTGAACTGCACCCGCACACACGCCATGACCTCGAAGGCATGGGCCAGGAGAAGGTACTTTGCTTCGGTGTTGACCCCTGATCGCTGAACCGAAGCGCTGAGCCACGTGTGCCCAATCTCCAATTTTCTGTTCATGCGATCGATCTTCCAGAACCGCGTACTCCCGCAGATCGCTCCCGTGCCGTGCAGGACGATTGTATAAGGCATGACAGTCCCGGCCCGCCGTCCAGCCAGG is a genomic window of Mesorhizobium huakuii containing:
- a CDS encoding glutathione S-transferase family protein produces the protein MPKLLYASTSPYSSKVRMAAAYAGIAIDLVPVKTEDKPAELIGANPLGKIPVLMLDDGRSIHDSRAITQHLNRISKNALFPRNPDKRLEAEVLEALADGICDCALSMVYERRTRPEEMVYQPWLDRQWAKITAALDLLNANPPKLPKKITAGQMALRACLGYLSLRFAGKWEKGRGRLTRWAARFDEKFPELKPAVPA
- a CDS encoding TfoX/Sxy family protein; the encoded protein is MAKSVIKTSAASDPMVERLRAALGQHAFTEQKMFGGTCFMLNGNMLIGTSKRGLLVRVGKAAHAEAATRPHARPMEMGGRSMEGYVHVAPEGTATETDLAGWLDRALTFVETLPPKSKPAKVAKRHT
- a CDS encoding GFA family protein, translating into MRREHLNWTGDIVHYESSPGTFRGFCPTCGTRLYFRSGRWPSEVHVHAATMTDPGEYQPDAQVFIGSRMKWLDRLRSLPAHRGFQQAPEGSAETP
- a CDS encoding outer membrane protein yields the protein MQANLKFARPLAVALGLFALGGTAYAADVVQEEPPAPAPVAELPVASWAGPYAGINLGYGFSGRTKEKDQGFETDTKGFVGSVFGGYQWQQENFVYGGEAELGYNGVKGDDNGIHSKGGFEGSLRARLGYAVTPEILLYGTGGLAGKSLKVEDSDLNASDRATMLGWTAGVGTDIKLTDNVFGRVEYRYTDFGSKSFDGIGKVKATDNRVTFGVGMKF
- a CDS encoding SDR family oxidoreductase → MSKATAAALVTGGAKRIGKAIVEDLASHGFAVAIHANRSSDEADALAAGINLSGGRAAVVSADLTDMDAVSDLVGQAEAALGPISLLVNNASLFVDDSVEDFDWQAWDRHFAIHVKTPALLAQNFARSLPEGQEGLIVNIIDQRVWRPTPRYFSYALSKSALWTQTQMLAQSLGPRIRVNAIGPGPTLKNVRQDDSDFDAQLAGLILKRGPQLSEFGATIRYLWDARSVTGQMIALDGGQHLAWQTPDVTGMTE
- the pgsA gene encoding CDP-diacylglycerol--glycerol-3-phosphate 3-phosphatidyltransferase, whose amino-acid sequence is MAQRAFNLPNMLTYARIIAVPLVVLCFFLEGHLKSSDFARWSALVIFLLASITDYFDGYFARAWQQTSNIGKMLDPIADKLLVATCLLLLAADTDRHAGIAGWSLWAAIIILCREILVSGLREYLAALKVSVPVTQLAKWKTTIQMVAIAFLLAGPAGDKIFPLTTQTGLVLLWIAALVTLYTGYDYFRAGLKHIMDE
- the moaD gene encoding molybdopterin converting factor subunit 1, which codes for MTTRLIYFAWVRERIGTSEEDVELPKGIETVADLLRWLQSRGEGYENALQYPDVIRVAINQEHVDHREKIAGAREIALFPPMTGG
- a CDS encoding molybdenum cofactor biosynthesis protein MoaE codes for the protein MSAVLVPSVRIQRQDFDVAAEIAGLTQGRADIGAVVTFSGLCRDEQGALSALELEHYPGMAEAEIGRIATEAVQRWPLQGLTVIHRHGKIAPGENIVLVVAASAHRQAAFEAANFLMDYLKSRAPFWKKEHRTDGSEGGWVEAKEADTQAAKRWKSPSE
- a CDS encoding YbaY family lipoprotein; protein product: MLGRLAEFFVFGFVPLVVGILAAPELSVAAEKAVRGEVIYRERIALPPSAVLSVQLADVSLADAPAKIIGEQTVKPAGQVPISFEIKFDPSVIQPQITYALQARIIVDGKLMFISDVRHQVDPLTDAPQTIMLKMVAPGTEPTASVFGQLWVVDYVDGIGAIAAPQATFRISEAGKAGGSGPCNTYFATAKVDGQAIAISEIGSTYKACAPEVMAEEKALFDALAKAASYKVDAGKLAISDKDGREILRFSAAS
- the ndk gene encoding nucleoside-diphosphate kinase, producing the protein MALERTFSMIKPDATRRNLTGAITKMLEDAGLRVIASRRVWMSRREAEGFYAVHKDRPFFGELVEFMSSAPTIVQVLEGENAIAKNREVMGATNPANAAEGTIRKVHALSIGENSVHGSDAPETAAQEIKYWFSDTEIVG
- a CDS encoding DUF2934 domain-containing protein: MLGFPSDERPKRQRRAGTVRVSMQGWCRQGEPGGKIRWLHSNALLAIVVFRRRAEVGPNGDNMTMTDDRQERIRNRAHQIWQEEGQPAGHHERHWHQAAADIDREDAGKKPAKKASGAGKAKAAPKEEKAATKASKPKTSKPKKAAK
- a CDS encoding glutathione S-transferase family protein; translation: MTILLYDLVGRDESRPFSPHCWKATMALAHKGLDISTAPTRFLEVPGIEGGASKTVPVIRDGDKVVIDSFAIALYLDEAYPDRPTLFGGEGGKAMARFIERWSQLTIHPYVTTAALIDLHTMQDEENAAYFRQSREQRLGRRLEDVVAARDAGLAAFQASLEPLRSMLSYQPFIGGAAPLFADYIVFGALQWARIATPYQLLENSDVVAQWFGRCLDLHGGLGRKVAAAA
- a CDS encoding DinB family protein, encoding MKQHFMMFAAYNQWANGRIYDAAADLDDEEFNRDVGAFFGSLMGTLNHLLAADRIWMKRFTGEGDAPTALDVVLHRVLPNLRMAREAEDRRIIDWLGGLSDKALSGRFTYMTVSDMRTVSQRLAPALAHVFNHQTHHRGQAHMILTVLGRPSVPLDLAHFQRTEEGRAFA
- a CDS encoding GNAT family N-acetyltransferase, whose translation is MTAGQKIEDQRLMDVQSIQPALVGKIVELKPLQPGHSQGLLCAAADGELWNLTATVVPGPATIDDYVACALAGRRAGTVMPYTIVLHGTGAICGSTRFWKIDRMNRKLEIGHTWLSASVQRSGVNTEAKYLLLAHAFEVMACVRVQFTTDELNDASRAAILRIGAKQEGIVRNERIMPDGRKRNSVRFSIIDSEWPDVKAMLLQKMRR